The segment TCCCTTCAGGGGGACAAACAGATCACCTATGGAGGAGCCATGTGCAGTACTAACATATCTAATCTCCTCTCTCAGAAGGCAAGTGCAAAGTTTGTTACTGGCTCTCCAGGTCTCCAACAACTTCAAGGGTGGAGAATCCACAAAGTCAGTAACAGCAGCCTCAGCTAAACTTTTCTGTCATAGGAAAACTGCCCCAACCTGAGCAACAACCAGTGAGATCTAGGTTGATCACAGGGGTATCTGGAGGCTGAGTCTTTGGAGATCAGGCATAAAACGTGCCTAAGGAAGATCTGAGTGGCCTCAAGgcaaggctgggagctgcacacaGCATGTGAGAAGCCAAAGAGTAGGTGAGGATGGGACAAGGTGCTCTCTGGGCTGCTACTGCCTCTCTCAGCCACTCCTAGCCAAAGCCATCATGAAAACAAACCACCTGGATGGATGGCAAAGGCAGAATGTGACTAATTTCCCAAACTGTCCCAGACTTGAAGTCACTGCTGATATTTCACCATCCACATCTGGCTGAGATACCAAGTAACTtgagctgcaggaggtgttaaaaaaacaagtgatgtTGCCGGGAGAACCTTACCCGGAACTTATTCAGTGCCTTTGCCAGTGCCTCAATGGTCTCCATGTCCAGGTGATTTGTTGGCTCATCCAGGATGTAGAAGTTTGGACTGGAAGAGAAGacagctctgaggctgcagTGAAATACTCAGGTTGGGTCTGCACCCTGACTGCTGCTTTAGCTGCTTAGAGCCACAGCCATTGGCATGTGCCCGGCCCCAGGACTGGCACTGCCCAGTTCCAGGGACACCTCTTATCCCTCTGAGCCCAAAGCAGTGGGAGAAAACCACCTGCCTCCTTCCACACACTCTCCCCAGGGTGACACCTCCCTCTCCATAAAAACCCCCAAGGACAAGGCTTCTGTGGGGTAGCAGAAAGGCCCTGAATGCCTGCCCTCCTCCTGGTGAAGCAAGCTCCAGGGATGAAGCCATGCAAAATAACAGCATTTGGGAGAACATTACCAGGGCATAGTCATCTGGGCAAAGGCCACCCGACTCTTCTGGCCCCCAGACAGGCTGGCCACAGGACGCACGGCCAGCTCTCCGGAGATGCCGTAGCTCCCCAGCTGATGCCGGTACTCCTCCTCCGTCTTCCCTGCAGGATCATGTCACAACACTGCTATGGCACACCTGGTGTGACACAGGGTCACAGCTGGACAGCCTCTGCCAGACCAGCAAATGGGAGATCAGCAGCACTTCAAGGCATTTCCCTCCTGTACGAGGGGTTTGCAGAGAAAACCTGACACAATCAGGACAGGGGCTGTAGGACTGGTGACTGACACCAAGTGATGCTGCTCCCGAGTCCCTGTCACGGTGTCAAGTAATGAAGAAAGGAACCAGAAAGGAACCAGAGGTTTTGGCAACTGGGAAAGGGCCATCCAGTGCTCATCCTatgagcaggaaagcagctcaTCTGCCCCCAAAACTTGGCACCAGCCTGAGATCTGCAAACTACCAGCTACCCCTTCTTCTCATGGCTGATGACCTGAACTTGGCTGGACAAGGGGAGTTGTCCCAGTGTTGGCAGTGACCCTTAAGCACTGATGGGACAGAGTCTTCTGCCCAGGAGCATGGACAAATCAATGCTCCCCCATGCACAGCAAAGGAGACCTCTGGGATCAACAAAAACTCACCTGGGAACTTTCTTGCCAGTAACTCTACAGCACTGATATTCAAGTCTAGCTGATCCACATGGTGCTGGCTGAAATAACCAATCTTTAGGTTTCTGCAGAATGAGAAGAACGATTGGGAGCTGGTACCAGACCCTACAATCACAGCATTCATAGCTGCAGTGCCATAAGGGGCACATGTGTGCATGTGCTGGACCCATCCTGGTCACTCAAGCAGACACTGctccaaagcacagcccaggagccccCCAGCTGCACCATTCCATCCAATCCTCCAGCCCTTCCAACCAGGTACCTGTGAGCATGTCTGATCCCTCTGACTGGTGCCAGCTCCCCCATTAAAATCTTCAGCATGGTTGACTTGCCAGCTCCGTTTTCCCCAACctagagaagcagcagcatcatTGGAGAATGTGAAATCCATGAAGCAGGACAGAGCACAAATGGTGTACCAGGAAGCTGCATGAcaagcagcactggcagcagtgccagatgTTCCCTCCCCAACTCTCAAGTCTAAGGATCACCCAGTCCCAGCCTCCTCTTCAAGCACAGTGTCTGCTGCCCCATCCAACGTAGCAGGGCCCCCACTACATGCTGCTGTCATCTAACAGGAGTTGTATATGGATCCAGTCTCTTCCCAGAGGTATCCAGTGAAAGGCTGAAATCACAAGTTCTTAACAGTACTAGGAAAAATATCCTAGTGTAGTGTCCCATCCTCAAAATGAGGACGATCAAATGCTCTGATGGGACCCAGTGGAATGGAAGAAATGGTCCTCTCTGGAAACATCCAAAATTCAACTGGACAAGGACCTGAGCAAGCTGACCTATAATCAAAGCTatccctgctttgagcagggtCCTCCCAAGGTCCCTCACAGCCTCCATTATTCTGCAATCCCACATACCACACAGATGCGGGACTCCAGGTCGGCAGAGACAGAGAGGGAATGAAAGATGTAGTGACTTGGCTCATAATAAAAGTCTACTTCATCCAGCTGCAGGATTGGGGGGGAGAACTTCTCAAAGCCATCGGGGAACCTGAGGaggcaggaagaggagagagatggCCAGGAACTTCAGAGACTCCCAACCACCCAGAACAACCTCTGTAACCCCACCAGGTGACAAGGAGGGCTCCCTACCATGTAGGGCCTCAAGGAAGGATGGTCAGGAGAAAGCAACAAAgacctgcagccctggccccaaGAGGGAACCCAGCCTGAATGAGAGACCTGTCTGGTCTCCCCATCAGAGTAAAATGGGCCCATATGAAGGGGTGGTtgtcccagctgggacagcacccTGGAGAAGTTCATGTCAGAAATGGAGCCAGGTGCCCTCCAAACAATGGCTCAGGGGACACTTACCTGATGATCACCTCAGATTCCTTGTCCACAGGTTTCAGCGCTGGCCTGCAAGAAGAGGAAACATAACCAAGGTGCTCTGCACTGTGGGTCTGCTCCCACACCAGAAGCCCAGGTGTGCCATAGCTTTAGCTCTGTGACACCTCATCCTAACCAAAGCCTCTGGACCAGAGACGGGCAcccaaaaagcccaaaccacAACTGTATTTGCCAGGTACCCTGGAAACCTCCATTTCTTCCCATGAGCGCTGCCCCTTTCCCAcctccagagaagagcaggacaGGCACTCACAGCTTCTCCAACAGCTTGAGCTTGCTCTGGACCTGGGACGCCCGGTTGGCGTTGTAGCGAAAGCGGTCAATGAAAACCTGCGAGAGAGAAAAGCATCAGAGAGCCCCAAGTCCCATTCAGCACCAGCCACCCTGCTCACTGCCAAACCTACAGCAGTaaggcagagagaaagggaCAAGGCTGGGAGAAGAATGTTCCAGCTCCACTGGCTTCTTTCTCCCAGTACCTGGATGTGCTCACGGTACTGCTGCTGGGCTTCATACTCTCGCTGCTGGTTCTTGAGCCTCTCCTCCTTGATCTTGATGAAGTTCTCAAAGTCCCCACGGTACATGTCCAGCCGCTGCGAGTGCAGGTGGATGATGTCCGTGGCCACCGCGTTCAGGAAGTTCCTGTCGTGGGACACCACGAGGATGGTCGACTGCCAGGTCTGGAAGAGACAGCAAGAGGGAGGCCTGAGCACCATCAAGCCAGAGCACTGGGGTTGGTTCCATCACCCAGGGAGGTGAGGACATCTCCCTCCCTCACCCTTTCTTTGTATCAAGGTCTTCTTATCCCCCCGTACCTGTAGGTAGCTCTCCAGCCACAGAATTGCCCTCACATCCAGCATGTTCGTTGGCtctgagggaaggggaaaaggcaCTGAGgtcaggagggatggggatggctgattatatttttttcccataggaAAGGCTAGTGATCTGCACTGGGGAGGAAAGAGCCTGCTTGGAgaccttccctgcccagctctgggcacttgTGTAGGGTGTAATACCATGTGTGCAGGGGGGCTGAGGCTCAGGCAGAGATACTCCTCATAGCAGCATCTTACCCAGATTCCCTACCCAACCTGGGCATGCTCTGCAGTGAAGGGACTTCCCCCAGCAGAGACTGGCAGCCAAGGTACATTCCAGGGACTAGCAAGGGAAAGGGAACAAAACTTGGGGCAGGATGACATGCAGACCAcctggctggagcacagggcaaggctctgctgagcacagtgagagctgctgcccaggcagtTTTCCTTGTGCCACTGCTGCCAACGATGCTGCCAGGCCAGCCCATCACACAGGGCTATTTTGAGCAGGCAGATAAAGGCCATGGCATGTTCTCAACCCCAGCAAGGGCACAGGCAGGCAAGCAGTGTCAGAGGGGGACTCACAGTATCAACTTACCATCCAGCAGAAGGAGATCTGGCCTGGGGAAAACAAGACATGGGTATCAGAAGCAGAAGAAGCACAGGGTCAGTGCAGAGCGTctcatcacacacacagagctgcagtgcctcCAACACCCTCCACCTCAAGAGCCTGGGTTGAGAGGGCCCCCAGGCAGCATCTCTGAAGCATGGACAACAAGGAGGCTTAACCCCAGAGCATGAAAGCCTGGACACCAACCTGGCAAACAGGGCTCTGGCTAAGGCCAGTCTCATTCTCCAGCCTCCAGAAAACTCTCTGAGGAGAGAAGATGCAGAGAGGGGTTAGTGTTTAACACAGAACCACTGTGTTTGCCTgcctgcaggatccctgctccccCACGGCTCTTTTGGCTCTGCTGTTGCTCAGAGGCAACTTGTCCCTGCAGAGATTTCAGGCACAGCACAAGATCTGAGGTCCAGCAGGAAGGTGGCAGGAGATCACAGGCACCCCCAGGGCAAGAGACCACATGGATGGGCAAGAATAATCCCTTGCTCTTCCTTAcagccacagcagtgcctgggggcTCAACTGGAACATTTCCCCAACCTCATCACTGCCTCAGTGCCCAAAGTTTGGAAACTTACTTGGTTGTCTGTTGTTGCATCTTTGCATTaaagcccagcccagcaagAATGACGGACGCCctggggaaaaggggagagaaCTGGAATCCAGCTACAGCATCCAGTGGCAGGGCACAGTCCAAGGTCTCAGACCCACAACCACCAAGGGAACTCTGCTACATATTTTAAAGCCATTCTGGTGCAGGAAAACTTCCCTGCACACCCAAGAGAAACACTTGGCTAGGAaatgcagcccagcagggaacGGCACCCACACAAAGTCCCACGAGATTTGCAAAGAGTTTTCATCTCTTTGGCCAGGAAGAGAGTCACACCACCACTACCATCCCAAAAATGCTCCCCAGGCACCAGGAACCTAGGGAggtcagacagcagcagcagcaacaataCAAGCCATTTGGGGCAAAAAAATTCCCTCCAGCTTCAGCAAAAAGCTCAACTATTCCTaaaccagcagagctgtgacagagaagagacaagaagaaaagcagggaaaagcccATCCCCGCAAGCTGGATCCCAGGGCCACAGCATGGCCCTTCCATACCCCAAACcactgctcagccctggccaTACCAACACAGAGCAGTGCTCACAGGGCTGTCTCACCTTGCTGGGGCCTTGTCTGCCTCAATCTCCTCCAGCTTAGCATAGATCTCTGAC is part of the Serinus canaria isolate serCan28SL12 chromosome 9, serCan2020, whole genome shotgun sequence genome and harbors:
- the ABCF3 gene encoding ATP-binding cassette sub-family F member 3 isoform X2; this translates as MASCADILRSEFPDLDGELFAYVTGILHGSGADFESVDELEEAVGELLREVSQDTKDDGAIREICQRLFNTLQLDEGQAQRCSQVLLDAPIQLSQITDGYGDASADLLPGLLLKRGQTSMVNAKKLEKAEARLKAKQDKRLERDSLKSSGPLVLEEASASQASSKKETRMESSGKNKSYDVRIENFDVSFGERVLLTGADLNLAFGRRYGLVGRNGLGKTTLLKMIASQSLRIPSHISILHVEQEVAGDDTPALQSVLECDTTRESLLREERDLTAKISSGRGEGTEGARLSEIYAKLEEIEADKAPAREFSGGWRMRLALARALFARPDLLLLDEPTNMLDVRAILWLESYLQTWQSTILVVSHDRNFLNAVATDIIHLHSQRLDMYRGDFENFIKIKEERLKNQQREYEAQQQYREHIQVFIDRFRYNANRASQVQSKLKLLEKLPALKPVDKESEVIIRFPDGFEKFSPPILQLDEVDFYYEPSHYIFHSLSVSADLESRICVVGENGAGKSTMLKILMGELAPVRGIRHAHRNLKIGYFSQHHVDQLDLNISAVELLARKFPGKTEEEYRHQLGSYGISGELAVRPVASLSGGQKSRVAFAQMTMPCPNFYILDEPTNHLDMETIEALAKALNKFRGGIILVSHDERFIRLVCQELWVCENATVTRIEGGFDQYRDILKEQFRKEGFL
- the ABCF3 gene encoding ATP-binding cassette sub-family F member 3 isoform X1 is translated as MASCADILRSEFPDLDGELFAYVTGILHGSGADFESVDELEEAVGELLREVSQDTKDDGAIREICQRLFNTLQLDEGQAQRCSQVLLDAPIQLSQITDGYGDASADLLPGLLLKRGQTSMVNAKKLEKAEARLKAKQDKRLERDSLKSSGPLVLEEASASQASSKKETRMESSGKNKSYDVRIENFDVSFGERVLLTGADLNLAFGRRYGLVGRNGLGKTTLLKMIASQSLRIPSHISILHVEQEVAGDDTPALQSVLECDTTRESLLREERDLTAKISSGRGEGTEGARLSEIYAKLEEIEADKAPARASVILAGLGFNAKMQQQTTKEFSGGWRMRLALARALFARPDLLLLDEPTNMLDVRAILWLESYLQTWQSTILVVSHDRNFLNAVATDIIHLHSQRLDMYRGDFENFIKIKEERLKNQQREYEAQQQYREHIQVFIDRFRYNANRASQVQSKLKLLEKLPALKPVDKESEVIIRFPDGFEKFSPPILQLDEVDFYYEPSHYIFHSLSVSADLESRICVVGENGAGKSTMLKILMGELAPVRGIRHAHRNLKIGYFSQHHVDQLDLNISAVELLARKFPGKTEEEYRHQLGSYGISGELAVRPVASLSGGQKSRVAFAQMTMPCPNFYILDEPTNHLDMETIEALAKALNKFRGGIILVSHDERFIRLVCQELWVCENATVTRIEGGFDQYRDILKEQFRKEGFL
- the ABCF3 gene encoding ATP-binding cassette sub-family F member 3 isoform X3, which encodes MASCADILRSEFPDLDGELFAYVTGILHGSGADFESVDELEEAVGELLREVSQDTKDDGAIREICQRLFNTLQLDEGQAQRCSQVLLDAPIQLSQITDGYGDASADLLPGLLLKRGQTSMVNAKKLEKAEARLKAKQDKRLERDSLKSSGPLVLEEASASQASSKKETRMESSGKNKSYDVRIENFDVSFGERVLLTGADLNLAFGRRYGLVGRNGLGKTTLLKMIASQSLRIPSHISILHVEQEVAGDDTPALQSVLECDTTRESLLREERDLTAKISSGRGEGTEGARLSEIYAKLEEIEADKAPARASVILAGLGFNAKMQQQTTKEFSGGWRMRLALARALFARPDLLLLDEPTNMLDVRAILWLESYLQTWQSTILVVSHDRNFLNAVATDIIHLHSQRLDMYRGDFENFIKIKEERLKNQQREYEAQQQYREHIQVFIDRFRYNANRASQVQSKLKLLEKLPALKPVDKESEVIIRFPDGFEKFSPPILQLDEVDFYYEPSHYIFHSLSVSADLESRICVVGENGAGKSTMLKILMGELAPVRGIRHAHRNLKIGYFSQHHVDQLDLNISAVELLARKFPEAVQL